A stretch of Lacipirellulaceae bacterium DNA encodes these proteins:
- a CDS encoding DUF4982 domain-containing protein, with the protein MPSDNVMLDWLQQPIFRPAKSSICDFRLRLRQRTLPLFAALVATLISFGELTAQIQSAEPTARKFNLNADWRFIREDVTGAEAVDFDASEWTSVSCPHTWNDIDTFNNFGDGGHQGETDLWQGAAWYRKEFLLPAGTQGKKVYIEFEGVRQVADVYLNGHHLGQDKTGFIPFAFDLTPYLNTDGTNVLAVKADNTVEPKLYAGDTPWHHQNWHPPHGGIYRNVYLHVLDPVHVTLPLHANLGTEGIYAWTESLAKDHAKVGVTAEIANSQDGAVEATIEFTLLDNEGNPVAQAEQTASIPAGEKLKVTSALDVDDPHLWEPDYPYVYRVRVQVNVDGVTRDVSTTPFGFRNFRFDRDTGFWINGHPLKLHGWGQKPIAGWAGLGAGIPNWMHDYTLKLMEEAGGNLIRWGHCAGPPVGVQSSDKYGFVTIMPGVDGEKDCQGEAWATRTAAFRDMIIYYRNHPAICVWEGGNYSVSPEHAAEMKEITRQWDPRGQRYFGFRMSTPAMLDSIDLELGTVGRTRALPSLPVVETEYDRTETPRRVWDKYSPPDFGNLGKLAELNTYHIASEGFATNAIDQWWTLFGSKPEHSGGANWIFSDGTHGTRQRTDCARATGEVDAVRLPKEAYWALQATWDDEDRVHLIGHWNYPAETVKPMYAVAKADRAELFVNGKSLGQGQRSLNTLFTWPDVKFEPGEIKVVAYRDGVEIASQVKQTAVQPVALKLTPMTAPGGWLADGSDIALIDFEVVDAQGLRCPTDQARVDFEVSGPGIWRGGYNSGTEDSTNHLYLDTECGINRVSIRSTLKAGEVVLTARREGLKPATLRLNSKPVDLRGGILETLPTVLESSLPDRPEIDADKLAELTELRYVVPPPLPGTDESDQMFSMFAYTGTGAGGMEDPYRDEILAYSDDARVFIQEIPEYLRDSRVVRTAQSDSTYWAADYIVATAGKDLELYVAHDPKVPVPTWLKDFHKTGDKVKLNRGTMLLYQKRLSKDEGLRIPGNADQGKGVPRSRNIILFAKPVTAN; encoded by the coding sequence ATGCCCTCTGATAACGTAATGCTCGATTGGCTCCAACAACCCATTTTCCGCCCTGCGAAATCATCGATCTGCGACTTCAGGCTGCGTTTGCGTCAACGGACGCTACCTCTGTTCGCAGCCTTGGTAGCAACGCTTATCAGTTTCGGCGAGCTAACCGCTCAGATACAGAGTGCTGAGCCGACGGCTAGAAAGTTCAACCTGAACGCGGATTGGCGTTTCATCCGCGAGGATGTGACGGGCGCCGAAGCAGTGGATTTCGATGCCAGCGAGTGGACGAGCGTCAGTTGCCCTCACACGTGGAATGACATCGACACCTTCAATAATTTCGGCGACGGCGGACACCAAGGAGAGACGGACCTATGGCAAGGCGCGGCCTGGTATCGCAAAGAGTTTTTGTTGCCTGCGGGAACACAAGGCAAGAAAGTTTACATTGAGTTTGAAGGGGTCCGGCAGGTCGCCGACGTTTATCTGAACGGACATCATCTTGGGCAAGACAAGACCGGCTTCATCCCGTTTGCATTTGATCTCACCCCGTACCTGAACACCGATGGAACCAACGTGTTGGCGGTGAAAGCGGATAACACCGTCGAGCCAAAACTCTACGCCGGCGATACGCCGTGGCACCACCAAAACTGGCATCCGCCGCATGGAGGAATTTACCGCAACGTTTATCTGCATGTGCTCGATCCAGTCCATGTGACGTTGCCACTGCATGCCAACCTGGGTACCGAAGGCATCTACGCGTGGACCGAGTCGCTTGCCAAGGATCACGCCAAAGTTGGTGTGACAGCAGAGATCGCAAATTCACAAGACGGTGCGGTAGAAGCCACGATTGAGTTTACGTTATTGGACAACGAAGGGAATCCGGTAGCTCAAGCCGAACAGACTGCCAGCATTCCAGCCGGCGAAAAATTGAAAGTCACATCGGCTTTGGATGTGGACGATCCACATCTTTGGGAACCGGATTACCCGTATGTTTACAGAGTGCGGGTCCAGGTCAATGTCGACGGCGTGACCCGCGACGTGAGTACGACGCCGTTTGGATTTCGCAATTTTCGTTTCGATCGAGACACCGGTTTTTGGATCAATGGCCATCCGCTGAAACTGCATGGTTGGGGCCAAAAGCCAATCGCGGGTTGGGCCGGTTTGGGTGCGGGCATCCCAAACTGGATGCACGACTACACGCTGAAGCTGATGGAGGAAGCCGGTGGCAACCTGATCCGCTGGGGCCACTGCGCCGGGCCACCGGTTGGAGTTCAAAGCAGCGACAAATACGGTTTCGTGACGATCATGCCGGGCGTTGATGGCGAGAAAGATTGCCAGGGGGAAGCCTGGGCGACTCGCACGGCAGCGTTCCGCGACATGATCATTTACTACCGCAATCATCCCGCGATCTGCGTTTGGGAAGGCGGTAACTACAGCGTGAGTCCTGAACATGCGGCGGAGATGAAGGAGATCACGCGTCAATGGGACCCCAGAGGCCAACGCTATTTCGGATTCCGCATGTCGACGCCCGCGATGCTAGACAGCATTGACCTTGAACTGGGCACGGTGGGACGTACTCGAGCGCTACCCTCGCTGCCGGTTGTTGAAACCGAATACGACCGCACTGAAACTCCTCGCCGGGTTTGGGACAAGTATTCACCACCCGATTTCGGCAACCTCGGAAAACTGGCTGAACTGAATACGTATCACATTGCTTCCGAAGGCTTCGCGACAAATGCGATCGACCAGTGGTGGACCTTGTTCGGCAGCAAACCTGAACACTCGGGCGGCGCGAACTGGATCTTTTCGGATGGAACCCACGGGACGCGGCAACGAACCGATTGTGCTCGCGCGACCGGCGAGGTCGATGCAGTGCGATTGCCAAAGGAAGCGTATTGGGCGTTGCAGGCGACCTGGGACGACGAAGATCGCGTGCATCTGATTGGCCACTGGAACTATCCAGCAGAGACGGTGAAGCCGATGTACGCTGTCGCCAAAGCAGACCGCGCCGAGTTGTTCGTCAATGGTAAGAGTCTTGGACAAGGTCAGCGCAGCCTGAACACGCTCTTCACGTGGCCTGACGTCAAATTTGAGCCAGGCGAGATCAAAGTCGTCGCATACCGCGATGGTGTCGAAATCGCTTCGCAAGTGAAACAAACGGCGGTCCAGCCCGTGGCACTCAAGCTCACGCCCATGACGGCTCCCGGGGGGTGGTTGGCCGATGGTTCAGACATCGCATTGATCGACTTTGAGGTCGTCGACGCACAGGGCCTACGTTGCCCGACCGATCAAGCACGCGTGGACTTTGAAGTTTCCGGGCCTGGAATTTGGCGAGGCGGTTACAACAGTGGCACCGAAGATAGCACGAACCATCTGTATCTCGATACCGAATGCGGAATCAATCGCGTCAGCATTCGTTCAACATTGAAGGCCGGCGAGGTGGTTCTGACCGCGCGGCGTGAGGGGTTGAAGCCAGCGACACTGCGTTTGAATTCAAAACCCGTCGACTTGCGGGGTGGCATTCTGGAAACGTTGCCAACTGTGTTGGAATCGTCGCTACCAGACCGACCTGAAATTGATGCGGACAAACTCGCTGAGCTTACCGAACTAAGGTACGTTGTGCCCCCGCCGCTCCCGGGAACAGACGAGTCGGACCAGATGTTCTCGATGTTTGCTTATACCGGTACGGGAGCCGGCGGCATGGAGGATCCTTATCGCGATGAAATTCTCGCGTACTCTGATGACGCCAGGGTCTTCATTCAGGAGATCCCTGAATACTTGCGAGACAGTCGCGTCGTTCGCACCGCTCAAAGTGACAGCACCTATTGGGCTGCCGACTACATCGTCGCAACTGCCGGCAAGGATCTAGAGCTCTACGTGGCACATGACCCCAAAGTTCCGGTGCCCACCTGGCTGAAGGATTTTCACAAGACAGGCGACAAGGTAAAGCTGAATCGCGGGACGATGCTGCTTTACCAAAAACGTCTCAGCAAAGACGAAGGCCTTCGGATTCCTGGCAACGCAGATCAGGGCAAAGGAGTACCGCGGTCACGCAACATCATCCTGTTCGCCAAACCAGTGACGGCAAACTAA